A stretch of DNA from Anopheles ziemanni chromosome 3, idAnoZiCoDA_A2_x.2, whole genome shotgun sequence:
TTgcgattttgtttacattcaaacgTACGCAGCCTTTTGTGTGACGTTTCTAATTGCTTGGCGGGAAATAACAATCCCCagataacaaataaacaaaacagttaACTCCGACGCGGAGTAAAGATGGGAATTACGGGATTGTTGCCGTTTCTGGAAAAGGCCAGCAGTACCTACCATTTACGTGATCTCCGTGGCAAGTGCGTGGCTATCGATAGCTACTGCTGGCTACATCGTGGCGCTTTCGGCTGTGCGGAGCGGCTTGCCAGGGGTGAAACAACCGATCTACACATTCAGTACTGCCTCAAGTACGTTCAACTTCTCCTATCGTACAACATCAAACCAATCCTGGTGTTCGATGGCCGTCATTTGCCGGCCAAAGCTGCAACGGAATCCAAACGTCGCGAAAGCAGAGAAAATGCACGTAAAAGAGGCGCAGAGTTGTTGCGTCTCGGACGTACCGAGGAAGCACGCAGTTACCTGAGGCGGTGCATTGATATTACGCCCGATATGGCGTTACAGTTAATACAGGAGTGCCGCCGGTGGAATGTCGATTGCATTGTGGCGCCGTACGAGGCAGACGCGCAGCTTGCATTTCTGAATCGCGCCGACATCGCACAATATGTCATCACAGAAGATTCCGATCTGGTGCTGTTCGGCTGCAATCGGATCCTGTTCAAGCTGGACTTGACGGGTAACTGCCGAATGGTGGACGCGTCGAAATTGCACCTAGCAATGGGTTGCCGCGAGGAACGCTTCCAGTTTGCCAAGTTTCGTTACATGTGCATTCTGTCCGGATGTGACTACCTCGACTCCTTGCCCGGAATTGGCCTAGCTAAGGCGTGCCGCTTTGTGTTGAAGACGGAAGATCCCGACATCCGGAGAGCGTTGGCAAAGATACCTTCCTACCTCAACATGCGGCAGCTTTCCGTGTCTGAAGCATATAAGGATGAATTTCTGAAGGCGGATGCTACCTTCAAACATATGGTTGTGTACGATCCAGTGCAGAGAAGACAGACGCGACTGCTGGACCCGGACGAAGAAGGTACTCCGGAGGCATACTGCTGCAATGCGGGTGAATTTTTAGACGAAAACACGGCCTTTAATCTGGCTTTAGGAAATTTGGATCCCTTTTCCCTCCGACAAATGGACGATTGGCATCCGGATGCAGCGGATGAAGTTGACGGTGAGCCGGCGAGGAAGCGTCGCTATCCAAGcatttggaagaaaaattacaaaGCTTTAGTAGAAGAGAAACAGATGGTGAGACAATGCTCTTCGAAACAAAAGACTGCCTCAATGACGACGTTTGTTAAACGGCCACCTCCAAATGCATATTTCGAAGAGCAGGGTACGAAGGACACAATATGCGATGTGCTGCAGGCATATGGCATCCAAAGCAACGAACCACCACTAAAACGGCTTTGTTATACCCAAACGGCACAGTCATCCATTTTATCTTCCGTCGCGATCGAGTACGAAGACGTGAACGCGTTGGAAACGATGGCTTTGCTCGAGCAACAACCGACAACACCCAAACGAAACCGGAACCCATTCGTAATGGCCACCACCAGTGGTGGGTCCGTTACGTGTCGCAATTCACCTAACGCCGATTTACTGTCGCCCACAAAGATTACGCCAGAAAATCGATCATTGCTGCAGAACATCAGCCCAGTGAAACGGATCGATTATTCTCAGCAACGGCAAGGCTCAATAGcggccaccaccacaaccagcCGGCTGAGTCGGTTCACCCGTGCCAACACAACGGCCACCACTGGCGGTTCCAACAACGGTGGACAGAAGGTGATAAGTAGATTTTTCTgcacacaacaaacaaaggtACAAATGGCAAGCACTCTTAAATCTACGACGAATGCGGAAAATCCAGAATCGTACAAAACCGGCACCGATAGCGGAGCACTGCATGAATCTCCGACGGCTATCGTGAAAGCGATTAAAAGTAAGCGAAGCCAAATGTTGGAAGCCACCGCACTGTACCTGCAATCGCCAGAAGCTCAACGGTCGAACCGGGGAGAACGAACACCGGAAAAGGGCACGAATCCGCACCTTGCTTGCACCGACGATAAACGGTCCCAATTGGATCGGTTTGACAGTGGCATTGCCATGGGCGAGAAGGATCGAGCGGAGGATGACAATCCTATGGAAGAACCCAACAGCAGTGACGGGTTAAGCTCTTCACAGAAGGAAAACGATGGAACCAGTATGTTTGAGCCAGAAAGCGAGTGCACAAGTCCCAGGGTTAGAGGTTCTGTACGGTTGGCATTATTTGAGCGGCATCATGGGAAGAAAATTGGTGAAGTTAACTGTATCGAGAATGATCCCgaagaactggccattgtaattgacgacaacgacgatgttGATGCTATTGATATGGGACAGAAAGAGGAATTGACGCAACCAAACCCGTCAGCGAGTCGTAAGCCCAAGGAACCGGAAACTATGAAATCGGCTGCGGTTGGCGTAAAGAACGTGAAATCAAAAGCTTCCTGCAGACGCCCGGGACTATCGACCACTCGAAAACAGTCTTCCAAAGGTGATAATGGAGGTTTAACGCAGAGTAGACTTTCAATGTTTGGCTTTCAGAAAAAGGTAAATTAGATGGTTGCTTGGATGTAAACGCCGACGGAAACATAATCGAAAtaataatttcctttttttgttattttagtcTTCAATGCAACTGGGAAATCAGTAGCCGCCATTGCGGCCATTTTTGACTGCAACTATTGTTGACTGTAGCGAATGCATTTATGATTTAGTGTTTGTTGTTCGTTCACACGATAAGACTCCAATTATAGAACATAAGCCCATTTCCCAGTATATGAATTACGAAGTTATCGTGGATTCCGTtttgataataaaatttgtttttgtttctttcttgtAAAGCGCTCGATTCCGTGTTGCTTCCGAGAGAAAATATGGTTTCTAGttgactttatttttgttttgtgttttcgctTACAATTGGTGGACTTTTGCTGCGGTGCGCGGTTCTTGGATAGtttgtaatttttcttgtaaatCAGAATGAGTTTCGTCGATCGGAACGGAATTACATCTAGAGCGCAATGAGTTTCCGttaaatttttccttctttcactACCATCAAAACGGACATTTCTTACGAATAGAGAattatttaatgtttcacTTTCCTATACGCAGGGCCAACTTCAAAGGAGGAGCTCGTGCTACAATCGCGTTGTTGGCTCCTTTTGTATATCTTGACCCTGTTTTATCGGTAATCGAAAGATATTCGGAGTAAGCCAAACGTTACTCCTgaccacactcacacacacaaattacCGTCTTATAGATTTTCAACCTTTGCATTGGCTGTTTGGAACCTCCTACGTTTGGATCGCACATTAAACACGcatatttcataaaataatcgCACGAAAGAAGTATAAAATCACAAAATAAAAGAGGCTCTGCAGTAGTTCGCCCATCGTTCGGTATGGTGGCTGGGTCCCGAGTGTCGGATTGATGTCCTTCACTGAACAACTAAAATTAAAGTTTGTCTATTTCTCCGATATTGCATCAGTTTCTTTTCCGCGTTGGCTGTAAATACGAATATGTTTATGAGTTTAATTATTCGTATTATGTTATGAAAAGCAAATCAGGAACGCATTTGTGAGTCACACTCGAGAGTGTGAtagatggttgttttttttatagaattgCAGTGAACGACTATTCACGCCGATACATTTGCCGGCAATACTAGATTATAATTTTCGGTTGGAAATATACAAACTACGAAAATAAACGAGTTTGAAAGaatctttaaaatattttttagcACCCTGCCAGCGCGCGGGAACCATATTAGGATCTTCAACAATTAAAACGGCATTTGTAATAATTGTGTTTAATTAGCGGAGCTTGTAATTATTCAGTTTAGCGTGGAGAACTAAAGACTTTAGTGTCTTTTCTGTTACGGATTTGGAGCAGAAACCTTTGAGTCAGAATTTCTTTTGCCCTGTTCTCATCATCACTACACTTTAGTCTAGTCTAGTTTATAAAATGTGGCTTAAGATATTTGAGCATACCGAAGGTACGGAACCGTTTGACCCCAATCACTTTCTGCAGATCCGCATCGCAGATGgcaaactgtttgtttttgggaTCGTACAAATTACGCTCCTTAATGATGGCCCATATCTTCTTCACCACCTCGTGCCGAGGCAGTGACTCCGCACCACAAAGTGCGGCCAGATCGGCCGACAGAGTGTACGGTCGGGTGTACCCGGACGCCTTGCCCTTCTTTGCTCCACCGGCCCCTTTCTTGCCCTTGGCTGGCGACGCTTGCTTCCAATCCTCATCCGAGTCGGAATCGGAATCGTTCTTACGCTTCTTTCCACCCGCCTTACCGCCTTTAGCCCCCTTGGCACCTTTCTGTGGCTTGTAATCCTCGTCACTGCCCTCCTCCTCATCGTCCTCACTGCCATCCGACTCGTCCTCACTGACAGCGGtgcgtttcttcttcttcggtgTCGGACCACGCTTGGCCGGGGTGCCACGTTTTCCGCCACTCTTACGGCCCTTCGGTTTTTCCTCCTCGGAATAGtcctcatcatcgtcattttcgtcatcttcctcttcttcctcgTCTTCTTCGtagtcactgttttttttcgccttACGGCCACCCTTCGTCTTTCCCTTACCACGGTAGTTGTCGTCCTCATCTTCCTCCTCGCCGGAAGAAGCTTGTGAGTTAACGTACTCCATCACCAAGTCGTCCACTTCCTTCTTGCGGTTTGAAAGATCACACTTTAGGTTTTCCTCCAGCTGCAGTCGCACCTTCTTGGCAGCCGTCTCTTCCAAATTGGCATCCTTCAGAATTGCTATGGAGCGTGTTTTATGAAAAGTAAAGATTTATAACATTACGATGATTCACACACTTTCGCTTCGTTTCTATGCACAAGTGTTTGTACCCgcacgaaacacgttaaatttAAGCCTTAGATTACAAGTGTACATTGGGCGAAACATGACTTACATTGAATTTCGGCTTTAAGCTCTGCTTTCGTCGGATTCTTAGACATTTTTGGGCGATTTGATTCGTATGTTCCAAGCTGGTTAAACAACTGACTGACAGAAACTGGAATGCGGACAGATTTATTACCATAAAGATTATGTTTCATACCGGTTTAGACACTTACATCGTTCGCAGGATGCAGGAACAAGCACGCAGATCAAAACTACTGATTTTAGGCAAAATGGAGCCCGCAATGACTAACCTCGTGTGCCTTATACACACCGAGCTACTTTATCTATTTTACTCGGGTGCAACGACTAGGATTGCGGTTGTATATAACTTTGTGAAACTGGGAAAAGTCGACCGATCTGTCCCGTGAACGAATGTAATATTCTTGTAGAAAAACAGCATGAATTCGATGTTTGACCGGCGATGCTAAACGACGCTGCAACAAGGTTCTTTCTTTATGCAGCTATGCTTGTTCAGGTTGGTTTATGAAAAGCAGTTTGACAGCGTAAAACCTTTAAAATCTTTCGCACCTGGACAAACATCATAGGAAAGTGTGAATGGTTGAATCAATATGATCAGCGTTCGCTTACAAGGGTACTTATTCAAATTGTAGAAGGTTAAAATTAATAGTTCCACAGCAATACCTATAAAATCGTAGAAGAAACAATAAATCGAATACGGTCCAACCTCTTGGAGCATGTATTGCTACTTGCAGGTAACCTCGGTATTAATGCTTCATTCCAGAAACCTTGGCTTGCAAGTGAAACTTCAAAAGAGTATCCTGAAAATGTGCCTTTCCTTGGCCTTGTGAAGCTTAACAGTAGGTAACTTGGGATATGAAGTTTGTATGGCAGTTATTGGGTTTTTATTGTCTGCAGAACCGAATAACATTTGATTTTTCTCAACTTTGCATAGATTTTTATGGAGTGTTGAAAAGTGATACTAGTTAACGGTACTTTGTTATGTTATTTATTTCAGCTTAGAGTGTTACACACTTAGAGTAATACacgataaacataaaaaaatgtttcaagaaAAATTTGCGAAGAAAAAATTATCGAATGTATGTAACCCCGTCCCGTTTCTTTAAACAAAGTATATGAACGTAAATATTCGATACATGTGAATGCTCTTGCTTTCATGAAGCAAATTGACGATTATGGATGGCTAGTTTAGTGCTTTGAGCAAGAAAAAGGGTCAGTATTGCTTGTATTGAATTTAATCCATGCTTGCCTGTACCGCAAACGATCATTAGTGAACGCCAGAATTGGGCCAACATGGTTCTTTGGCATCCGGAGGGGACCTTGAAGGTGGCATTCTTTACCACCACCGTGGCACGATAATCCAGCGGTGCATGGTGCATGGAAGCTGCCTTACTTTGCATTGTAGACCCTTCTACTAATAGAAGTATAATGAGCAGTACGACTCCTATACGAATGCATAGCAACAGGTGAGCATTCGATGTTGAGTGCTAGCGTAATTGGGTGAACGACtattttttggtttcttaTTTCAACAAGTCCTTCCACGGGAAAACGAGATGTCTTAGCTGCCAGTCAACGATAGAATAATGCTTTTTACAGATctaataagaaagaaaacgcaTAGATCATGGGCTAGAACAGGTCACATACTATGCATATGACTAAGGAGTGCCCGAACGAGTAGTATTAATCCGTTGTAGGAATTTTCAAGGACCCAGGTGAGTGTATTTAtattaaacaataaataaaagataGTTTAATGATTCTAACCACAGTAAAAAACACTAGTCGTCCAGAGAAATATTAAGATTACTTGCTTATACTGCCAAAAATACAGCcaaactgaaataaaaaatctcGTACACGGTATATTGTTTGAAGAACTCCCTATGGTATCGAGTTTAATGGGAGGCTTAATTAGCTTAGCTTAATGTTTCGTAATTTCTGttataattgaattaaaattctcaaaattttataaaaactaACCTTCTTTTTTCAAACGTGCGTTTATTACAAATTACGGGTCATATACCATATAGGTCAATAATTTGGTTtggaaaaattatgcaaaagtTGCTGGAAACACGAAACAAGAAACATGTTATGTGTAttctacaacaaaaaaaaaaaaaaaaaaaaaatgaatcgatTCGGCATCGTCAAGATCGTCTCAAgtggaacaaaataaaaggataaaaatatttcacagaCTATTTTGCTCATatttatgaaattaaaaaaaaatattgaaaaagtagattacaaaaagaaaaatgtgtaaGCTGAAGTGTTAGCTACATGCTGCTCTTATTTGATCTGCCGTTAGGAATTCAATCTAATTAAGTCTTCCAATAATGTgagaaaaatttacaaaatctaTTTTAGAAGTTAGTCAGTGAAACTGTATCATATCCCATGCTAAAAGCCAATGCCATCttcatgaaatgaaaaaaatttatGTGCTTAGTATACTTAATATTCATTGAAAACTACAAAGCTCAAATGTCTataatgttttgataaaatttatatCGACCCGTGGTTGTTAATGCAGGTTTATATAACTTCAAAAATTAGGCTACACATTATACCatctttaagtaccttctcacCATCATTTCATCTTCAAACTACGACATTACCATGAAATTTCTTGCAAATATGTCCTTTCGCGAAGGATTCAATAAAATTTTTGCACATCATGATAACAAGTGATAAAACGAGTTCAAAATAAACATAGAATAACTGTATTAGAATgatattgatttgtttttatagaGGCTTTGAGCCTTTCGGCTACATTCGCCTCAGGAGAGATCAGAGGATTAGAATGATATATGGTTTGTGTCGTAGAATATTATTCGAAATATTCTGAACAATATATTGTGAAGTAAATTAATAAGGCGAGCAGATCGTAGCACTACAGCAAATTTACTGTTTATGGTGGCTACGGTAGTTTGCTGAAAACACCAAAAGCCATTGGTTAAGATTAGTTGCGCTGTTCTGCAAATTGGACTCATTTAGAGTCCTCCCCAGGAATCGCTGCACAAGACTGATTCAAATGAAAAccttttctttaaataataGGATCCCGTTTGAAATGATTTAGGTGAATGCCGCCAGCTATATCCATGCTTCGAGAGAGGAAAACACTCGAACACGGCGGTAACAGGCTGTTGGCTCACGGGCGCACGGGGTCCCGAAGTTCTTCACTTTTTCTGCTTCCGTTCGCTCGATCGGTCGGATGGATCGTTTCCTGTCGCGCCTACCGCAACACGATAGCAATTGCACTCCGCGGTGTAGGTCAGGCCAGCCAGGTGCAGAAGCCAGGAGCAATTGCAGCTTGCAACCAGCGTCCGGGGGACTTGTCAACGGTTGCAGTGGGGCACATTACTAGACTTTGGgcagtttttttgttgttccttCTCTCCACTTTCTTCAACGTTTTTCGCTCGGTTTTGCCGGAGACGTCGGCATGTGAGCTGGTTCGTTGTTTGGCGGGGACTATTTGTTGCAGCTCTTCCAATCGGTCAGCTTCTTTCTTCATCATTGCCATGACGAGACCGACTGCTCCAAGACATGATATGTTTGTGCGGCCACCGATTTAGCAGCCTTAACCTGGCTGTACCGCGAAGATAAGGTGGAGTGCAGGTGAATCGAGGCGAATTAATTTCTTTCAACGGTTGGCAATTGATTGCTTAAATTAAGGCTTCGGCCAAACGCACAGGAAATGTGCTACGATCTGCACGCCTTCGTCGTGCGGTGGTTGCAAGTGTCGAATGGTGGTGTTTttatatcgtttttttttgtgtttttggatgTAGGTATGAGGTTTTGCCTTTGGCAGACCCAGTCCCCAAGAGGTGAGTATGAGCGGAAACTGTAATTATAAAGGAGCGCAGAGTTGATCGAAAATATTATCGAATGACTAATCAAACAAGTAAGAAAAACCCCGTTGGGGGTTAGTTTTTCTAATgctgcttttttgtttcggaCCGGATGCGTATGGTGGCCATGCAGTTGAACAAACCGGAGAGGTTGTTATTTAGAAGGGAGACTAGGTCACTTGGCAGTTGATGTCAAGCATCGGTTGGTGTGAAGGGATAAGAAggttaaaaataagaaattaaTGCATAAAAGCACTGAATCTGTTTGTACTCCCTCATCGAATTGAA
This window harbors:
- the LOC131286787 gene encoding nucleolin; its protein translation is MSKNPTKAELKAEIQSILKDANLEETAAKKVRLQLEENLKCDLSNRKKEVDDLVMEYVNSQASSGEEEDEDDNYRGKGKTKGGRKAKKNSDYEEDEEEEEDDENDDDEDYSEEEKPKGRKSGGKRGTPAKRGPTPKKKKRTAVSEDESDGSEDDEEEGSDEDYKPQKGAKGAKGGKAGGKKRKNDSDSDSDEDWKQASPAKGKKGAGGAKKGKASGYTRPYTLSADLAALCGAESLPRHEVVKKIWAIIKERNLYDPKNKQFAICDADLQKVIGVKRFRTFGMLKYLKPHFIN
- the LOC131284744 gene encoding exonuclease 1, whose amino-acid sequence is MGITGLLPFLEKASSTYHLRDLRGKCVAIDSYCWLHRGAFGCAERLARGETTDLHIQYCLKYVQLLLSYNIKPILVFDGRHLPAKAATESKRRESRENARKRGAELLRLGRTEEARSYLRRCIDITPDMALQLIQECRRWNVDCIVAPYEADAQLAFLNRADIAQYVITEDSDLVLFGCNRILFKLDLTGNCRMVDASKLHLAMGCREERFQFAKFRYMCILSGCDYLDSLPGIGLAKACRFVLKTEDPDIRRALAKIPSYLNMRQLSVSEAYKDEFLKADATFKHMVVYDPVQRRQTRLLDPDEEGTPEAYCCNAGEFLDENTAFNLALGNLDPFSLRQMDDWHPDAADEVDGEPARKRRYPSIWKKNYKALVEEKQMVRQCSSKQKTASMTTFVKRPPPNAYFEEQGTKDTICDVLQAYGIQSNEPPLKRLCYTQTAQSSILSSVAIEYEDVNALETMALLEQQPTTPKRNRNPFVMATTSGGSVTCRNSPNADLLSPTKITPENRSLLQNISPVKRIDYSQQRQGSIAATTTTSRLSRFTRANTTATTGGSNNGGQKVISRFFCTQQTKVQMASTLKSTTNAENPESYKTGTDSGALHESPTAIVKAIKSKRSQMLEATALYLQSPEAQRSNRGERTPEKGTNPHLACTDDKRSQLDRFDSGIAMGEKDRAEDDNPMEEPNSSDGLSSSQKENDGTSMFEPESECTSPRVRGSVRLALFERHHGKKIGEVNCIENDPEELAIVIDDNDDVDAIDMGQKEELTQPNPSASRKPKEPETMKSAAVGVKNVKSKASCRRPGLSTTRKQSSKGDNGGLTQSRLSMFGFQKKSSMQLGNQ